A genomic stretch from Doryrhamphus excisus isolate RoL2022-K1 chromosome 23, RoL_Dexc_1.0, whole genome shotgun sequence includes:
- the LOC131110144 gene encoding D(1) dopamine receptor-like, whose translation MEVMNFTTVIDSNFSDEASSSRVLTGCFLSLLILTTLLGNTLVCAAVTRFRHLRTKVTNFFVISLAVSDLLVAILVMPWKAVTEIAGFWPFGSFCDTWVAFDIMCSTASILNLCVISLDRYWAISSPFRYERKMTPKVAYVMISVAWMLSVLISFIPVQLKWHKAQTTSFTSLSSPSSASFRSNVTSENCDSSLNRTYAISTSLISFYIPVAIMLVTYTQIYRIAQKQIRRISALERAAESAKNRHNSMGGGSSIAESESSFKMTFKRETKVLKTLSVIMGVFVCCWLPFFVLNCMVPFCEESSGSEAFPCISPTTFDVFVWFGWANSSLNPIIYAFNADFRKAFSILLGCHKQYPGGHNIETVSLNKK comes from the coding sequence ATGGAAGTCATGAACTTTACAACCGTCATCGACAGCAACTTTTCGGACGAGGCTTCCTCCAGTCGCGTCCTGACCGGTTGTTTCCTTTCACTGCTCATCCTCACAACCTTGTTGGGGAACACGCTGGTGTGTGCGGCCGTCACTAGGTTCCGCCATCTGCGCACTAAAGTGACTAACTTTTTTGTCATCTCACTCGCCGTGTCAGACCTCCTGGTGGCCATCTTGGTCATGCCGTGGAAGGCGGTGACCGAGATCGCCGGTTTCTGGCCCTTTGGCTCCTTCTGCGACACCTGGGTGGCCTTCGACATCATGTGCTCCACAGCTTCTATTCTCAATCTTTGCGTAATTAGCTTGGACCGCTACTGGGCCATCTCCAGCCCTTTTCGCTACGAGCGCAAGATGACGCCCAAAGTGGCATACGTGATGATCAGCGTGGCGTGGATGCTGTCTGTCCTCATTTCCTTCATTCCGGTGCAGCTCAAGTGGCACAAGGCTCAAACGACATCTTTCACCTCGCTCTCTTCCCCCTCCTCAGCGTCTTTCAGATCAAATGTCACGTCAGAGAATTGCGACTCCAGCCTGAACAGGACCTACGCCATCTCCACCTCTCTCATTAGCTTTTACATCCCCGTGGCTATTATGTTGGTCACCTACACCCAGATCTACCGCATTGCCCAAAAGCAAATCAGAAGGATCTCAGCTTTGGAGAGAGCGGCCGAGAGCGCCAAGAACCGACACAACAGCATGGGCGGAGGTTCCAGCATCGCTGAATCGGAGAGCTCTTTTAAAATGACCTTCAAGAGGGAGACCAAGGTGCTGAAGACCCTGTCGGTGATCATGGGCGTGTTTGTGTGCTGCTGGTTGCCATTCTTTGTGCTCAACTGCATGGTGCCGTTCTGCGAAGAGTCCAGCGGAAGCGAGGCTTTCCCGTGCATCAGCCCCACCACCTTcgatgtgtttgtgtggtttGGTTGGGCTAATTCCTCCCTCAACCCCATCATATATGCCTTCAATGCAGATTTTCGCAAAGCATTTTCCATCCTGCTGGGCTGCCACAAACAATATCCAGGAGGCCACAACATCGAGACAGTCAGTCTAAACAAAAAATGA